The genomic segment GCCCCTCACTATATGTTGGAAAGCAGTGCCAGCTACGTATGTGCACCACCATTAGACACACACATTTCAAACATGGACAGCCTGTTGTTACTCGCTTTGCCTCAACATTTTTTATAAAATTCAACGAGGACTTAAAGAATGATGAGATATCCTTGTAAGCGTGGCTCACTCAAGCATGAGAAAAAGATCTAAAGCGTGGCAAGAGTACCAAAAAATCCCTCCATCTCATACCCCAGGGTGCGTTTCTCTGCTGGGGATGGAGGGAGGAGCAATCGTGGAGTCCCAGATTTCTGCTTCCTCTGTGCACTACGGCATTTTGGGTCTTCAGCGCTGGGGCCCAGAGTTGGCTCGACTGAACAACCAAGGCATCGTCAACGCCTGGACGTCAGCCGCACACGACAAGAACCCCTGGATCGAGGTGAGAGAAGTGAATGCTTTTGACGAGACTGACCAGTGCATGACCTGTGCAGATGCTCACTGACTCGTGGCCTTTTGGTTACAACAGATTAATATGCAGAAGATTATGCGTCTGACGGGCATCATCACTCAGGGTGCCAGTCGCCTGGGcacagctgagtacatcaaagCCTTCAAGGTGACGAGCAGCCTTGATGGAAACTCCTACATCACTTACAAAGTGGATGGCCAGCAGAGGGATAAGGTTAGACACAACTTTGTACTACATATGTTATTTTCCATTGTGTTTAAAGTGGACCTGTTaagctttttctcattttctaacACATAGATACTCTTACAGTGGTGGATGTCGATATTAAGGTGTTAAACAATCTAGAACAATGAGATGAGGTGTAGAAGTAATGCCAATGAGCCAAAAGGACCCAATTtgagacagtttttttttttttttttcaactcttGCCTCTCCATGATGTTTATTTAGAGCTGTGTTCCTGAGATGACAGATGATATCTGCTCTCACTGACAAGCTCCACCTACCTCTTGTTTGAACCCTCTGTTTGTAAGAGGCAGCCAGTCAAAAAAAGGCGGAAGAGTAGGCAGCCCAAACCGCCCTGTTGCACCAAAGTCCAGTGCAGGACAAATAAGGATTGTTCTCTTTGTCTTCAAACTTCACAACTATATACTGCCCTTGGGGGACCTGGGTATCTAGGGTAGCTAagcatttgaccttgaccttcaaAATCAACTTTGACTCTGAGATCAAAATTGATCTtgaaaaaaatttaaagaaaccATATTGAGTAATCTATCATATGAAAGGCACAGAGAGAGATATACAACACACCGTGACGGCATAACAGGCTGACATCATCatgttgtaataaaaacatcataaaacagtTTTAGTATAGCCCTTGCCCTTTGGTGGGAGTTGTGCTCTCTGAGTGTTCTTGTTGACTTTGTTTATTCAGTTTGCTCACCTGTGTTTGTTTGCTGCAGGTTTTTGTGGGCAACATAGATAACGACCGCACAAAGACGAACCTTTTTGACGTTCCTATCGTGGCCCAGTACATCCGCATCATCCCCGTGGTTTGTCGCAGGGCCTGCACGCTGCGCATGGAGCTGCTGGGCTGTGAACTTCATGGTAAACACAATAAATTTCCAGCACAGCCATAACACTTACAGCAAGGTCAGAGAGCAAAAGCAGTTAGATAAAAAAGATAGGACATTAATGAATAAGGACAGGTGGTGTACGCTAAGTTGAAGTCAGGTCACAGCCTCTGTGAACCCTTAACCTAAACTACATAAGTCCTTGCAgcattgtttgtgtgtcttgtgCTACTGTGTTGATGTCTTCTTACTGTGGTCTTGCTGACAGGTGAAATGACagactttttaaatttaattgcGCCACATCTAGCGTAGTTTGACCACATAGAACTCTGTGGGTACAGTCCTTATTatgaaacaacaaaagaagcCATTTCAAGCACTCAAGAATAAAAACACGGCCGGCTGTGTTTTTGTCCATCTGCAGCTTTTGTCTTATTTGATCTTAACGCTAAAaggtttaaagaaaaacagctctGTGTGCTATGTTGCATGCTTTCTTCTGCATTGTgtggctcttctgtgttttttcctttcactcGGTCACTGGTGGGTGTTTGTGATTGTAATCAGTCACGCGCTTTGTGAATGCTCGTCATTCTTAAAATGTTGGGTGAAGTTGATTCTTCTTTTCTGTCGGGTGATTTCaatttttcccctcttttctctttctgtcgCTTTGGCTTCCCCCTCCCTCCGTCTGTCCGTCTGCCTTTTGATTCACAGTTTATTCAAACACGGCAGGTTGCTCAGAGCCTCTTGGTATGAAGTCTCGGTTCATCTCAGATGGGCAGCTTTCAGCCTCCAGCTCTTACCGCACGTGGGGCATTGATACTTTCACGTGGCACCCCCAGTTTGCCCGGCTGGATAAAGTGGGGAAGACTAATGCATGGTCTCCTGCTTACAACAACCGCTCAGAGTGGATCCAGGTGAGGGAAACCGCAGCAgtcaccttttttaaaaatcttgttTTCTTTGATGTTACTAGTTGGTAATGCCATTTTTTTCCCTGCTCCTTCCCCAGGTTGATCTAGAGAAGACAAAGCGCCTCACGGGCATCATCACACAGGGTGCAAAGGACTTTGGAGTAGTGCAGTTTGTGTCAGTGTTTAAAGTTGCATACAGCAATGATGGGGAGTCCTGGAGTACGGTGAAGGAGAACACTGGAAATGATAAGGTCAGACGTATGTGAATACCTGAAATgccatttcctcttttttttccatatatATCAGAGCTAAGTTAAAAATAAGGTAACATATACTTTATTATCTCAAAAGTTGAGAAATTGCTGTGTTGCAGCagccaaaacattaaacaaaacctaataaaatacaatattaCAAAACGATATTTTGATTCAGTAAGGTAAAAATGCAGGAGCTGTATTAAAAAACCTACAAAAAATCATAGAAAATTTCACTTCACCTCCACTTCAGTTGGAAAAAAATTGTAatctaacaaacaaaacacacactcacactcccatgcatgcacaaaaacagttttctgACACGAGTAAATGGGAATGCTACAGTTATGAAGATGTGTTCAAAACAATGTGTTTTCATTTAACAGTAACCTTAACATGTTTTTGCAGCTCTTCCAGGGAAACACTGACAACAACACCCATAAGAAGAATCTTTTTGAGCCTCCGGTGTATGCTCGATACGTCCGAGTCATCCCCTGGGAATGGCACGAGCGCATCACTCTGCGCATGGAGCTGTTGGGCTGCGATGATTAGAAACTAGTCAATAACCATTTATCAGCACTCCATCCTCATCCTCAGATGCTCCGTCTGCTCGCACCACAGCAGAGGACAGATCACAAACAGAatcatttgctttgttttttactcCATGGAAATCATATTTGCTGAATAGCTTGGACTTTAACACTTGTAGCACTTTGACTGTAgcaactttttttccccccctaatGTTTACATTGCTAAAAGTTTGTTTGATGCTGCAACATTGAACTGCTCACAGATCCCTCACAGATTGATCATTTGTCCTTTaggaactttttttttgcacagatCTTCTCTTAGTCTGTCTAAGAATGCAAGCCCTGAGGTTTTCCTGGTGTAATACAGAGTGTATTTATGGCATTTCCAACCACACAGGACAGGAAAGCTTGTCCAGAGCAGGAAAATTTCACATTTTGACTCCACGGATGAGTAGggtgttctgtttgtttgttttgggggggtttaaacacattttgacaCCTTTTTGCTTTGTTCCTAAACTTAATTTCATGACCAACTaattctttttacaaaaaatgtgaaatatgtagAAAACAGCAACGTTTTGCATTCCTTTTTTAATTCACTGTTGGTTAacattattaaatgtttaaaaaaaaaaaactttttctaCACTTTGTGTATCTTTTCAGCTGagacacaaaaataaatttttGAGCTAATGCCCATGTTAGAGTAGATGTTTACAGCTGATTTAAGCATGAGCTGACTTGTTAGCAGAGTCTCGTACACGAGGTACAAAATGAAGGCGTAGATAAAGACAAAAGTGAGCATTCTTTTGTACAACTCAGCATTTAAAAGGAGATAAAACTTAAAAGAAGGTGCAGTTTTTGAGCAGCCTGGCGTCGGCTGTGTTCCTCTTTGTTTTGCAAAGAACAAACTGTTCTAACCACACAAAACATGATGTGAGTCTTCATGCTCAGCCTGGTGATGGTGAAATATTCAAACTAAGGAATTCAGGAAATCATTTCTTAAACACtgatacacaaaaacacatcctTTAACTTACTATTATTTTTGCAATTTTATGTCCTTTTTATAAGGTTTCAATGTGATTCCACTTTTCTAGCAGTTTTATTTTACTCTCACATCCAATGGGAATCTCTACCCAACGGTGGAAACATTGTGGACGTCAAATTTGAGTGAGTGACGCAGTACAAAAGTACGGGAATCACTCTTAAACTGTTTTCTAACAACCAAATTAGTTTAAACAGCCTGTTTATGTAATAAATGAATACATGATACAGCAATAAGAAAGAGACATGGCAAAAATAGCATCCATGGGGGGAGTTCAAGgacaaaaccactgctgactAAAGAGAACACAATGGCTCGTCTTACATGTGccaaaaaaacatcttgatgactTTGGGGAAATGATTCTGTGAACTGACAAGACCAAAGCTGAACTTTTTGGAAGTTTTGAGTCTGTTACATCTGCGTAAAActaacagcatttcataaaaagaacttCATAGCAACagtgaaacatggtggtggtagtgtgatggtctggggatGTTTTGGTGCTTTCCTTAAGCACACTTGGATGTTCCAAAACACGCCAgcaagttcatctctgaatgactcccaaaaaaaaaaaaaaattgaaagtgGCCTAATTAAAATCTGGAATTTGATCTGATACTTAAAACACCGCTTATGCTTGAAAACCCTCCGGCATGTTTGAATAAAACAATTCTGTAATAAAGAGAGTGCCAAACTCCTCCACAGCAAGAGAGACTCgttgccagttatcacaaacgCTTGAATGCAGTTCTTGCAGAAGACTTCGGCTTGCTCTTTACACCAGTAATTACACCTTGTTAGTCCATAAGCTCACAATCCTGGCATGTTTGGCCTCTGGCAGCATCTTTCATCTCTGTAAAATAAAGGCAGTGGAGGTCAAAGCATCTCTAACACATGATACTTCTTCACTGTTTGTGTCTGCTGTGACTTTGTAGGCCATGTTTTCCACACCATAAAAGGAGTTCTTTTTAAAGATTACGGTGTTTCATAGTGTTTCTAGTACATGCTGCTTCCCTCCATAACAAGTATCTGCTTTCAAAGAGTTTTCCTCCACAAACAGCCCCTCAGCGATCCCATGTGCCGTTCCTGTTGAAGCGTATTACTGTCGTGaccttaaaaaaagacaaaaataattttgtgtattttaataCTTTTATAGAGCCTGCACAAAGAGTTTACCCAATAGTAGAATaatattcataacataaaaAGCTAAATTTCCATCAAAATCACGATGATCTTTAACTTTCTTTTAAAGCTATAAACCACTGTAACTGCGCTTACTTTGCGGGGGTGGGGGTAATTTCTGTAGGTCTTCTTGAACCGCAGATGCCCTACCTCCATTCAAAGCacgcacaaagacacacac from the Oreochromis niloticus isolate F11D_XX linkage group LG1, O_niloticus_UMD_NMBU, whole genome shotgun sequence genome contains:
- the LOC100698897 gene encoding lactadherin isoform X3 — translated: MIDLTDQASIYRSSPRQRYAEADYCKVNHCYNGATCVTGVGEEPFICICADGFGGDTCNLTETGPCSPNPCKNDGSCEVIAPTRRGDVFNEYICKCQPGFKGVHCQINVNDCENQPCKNGGQCRDLDGDYSCQCPSLYVGKQCQLRCVSLLGMEGGAIVESQISASSVHYGILGLQRWGPELARLNNQGIVNAWTSAAHDKNPWIEINMQKIMRLTGIITQGASRLGTAEYIKAFKVTSSLDGNSYITYKVDGQQRDKVFVGNIDNDRTKTNLFDVPIVAQYIRIIPVVCRRACTLRMELLGCELHVYSNTAGCSEPLGMKSRFISDGQLSASSSYRTWGIDTFTWHPQFARLDKVGKTNAWSPAYNNRSEWIQVDLEKTKRLTGIITQGAKDFGVVQFVSVFKVAYSNDGESWSTVKENTGNDKLFQGNTDNNTHKKNLFEPPVYARYVRVIPWEWHERITLRMELLGCDD
- the LOC100698897 gene encoding EGF-like repeat and discoidin I-like domain-containing protein 3 isoform X2 codes for the protein MKRPGNVTPAYVGTFALLLCLHSVTADYCKVNHCYNGATCVTGVGEEPFICICADGFGGDTCNLTETGPCSPNPCKNDGSCEVIAPTRRGDVFNEYICKCQPGFKGVHCQINVNDCENQPCKNGGQCRDLDGDYSCQCPSLYVGKQCQLRCVSLLGMEGGAIVESQISASSVHYGILGLQRWGPELARLNNQGIVNAWTSAAHDKNPWIEINMQKIMRLTGIITQGASRLGTAEYIKAFKVTSSLDGNSYITYKVDGQQRDKVFVGNIDNDRTKTNLFDVPIVAQYIRIIPVVCRRACTLRMELLGCELHGCSEPLGMKSRFISDGQLSASSSYRTWGIDTFTWHPQFARLDKVGKTNAWSPAYNNRSEWIQVDLEKTKRLTGIITQGAKDFGVVQFVSVFKVAYSNDGESWSTVKENTGNDKLFQGNTDNNTHKKNLFEPPVYARYVRVIPWEWHERITLRMELLGCDD
- the LOC100698897 gene encoding EGF-like repeat and discoidin I-like domain-containing protein 3 isoform X1; the encoded protein is MKRPGNVTPAYVGTFALLLCLHSVTADYCKVNHCYNGATCVTGVGEEPFICICADGFGGDTCNLTETGPCSPNPCKNDGSCEVIAPTRRGDVFNEYICKCQPGFKGVHCQINVNDCENQPCKNGGQCRDLDGDYSCQCPSLYVGKQCQLRCVSLLGMEGGAIVESQISASSVHYGILGLQRWGPELARLNNQGIVNAWTSAAHDKNPWIEINMQKIMRLTGIITQGASRLGTAEYIKAFKVTSSLDGNSYITYKVDGQQRDKVFVGNIDNDRTKTNLFDVPIVAQYIRIIPVVCRRACTLRMELLGCELHVYSNTAGCSEPLGMKSRFISDGQLSASSSYRTWGIDTFTWHPQFARLDKVGKTNAWSPAYNNRSEWIQVDLEKTKRLTGIITQGAKDFGVVQFVSVFKVAYSNDGESWSTVKENTGNDKLFQGNTDNNTHKKNLFEPPVYARYVRVIPWEWHERITLRMELLGCDD